The following proteins come from a genomic window of Lolium rigidum isolate FL_2022 chromosome 5, APGP_CSIRO_Lrig_0.1, whole genome shotgun sequence:
- the LOC124657037 gene encoding leucine-rich repeat receptor-like protein kinase PEPR2 — protein sequence MSRLPIILLLLVLPLVASIAQPLPPKTSAGTGTGSTTSILLSFVAALPPAAQRVLRPTWMGHQSTGGNSSSSFATSRRHHHHHCVFLGVTCSAAGAVTAVNLSGAGLSGALATSAPRLCALPALAALDFSQNNLTGTVPAALAACSTVTTLVLSFNLLTGAVPAELLSSRRLRTIDLNTNALTGDIPAAPSGSSPLQYLDLSANSLSGTIPPELATLPELTYLDLSSNNLSGPVPEFSAPCGLLYLSLYSNQLAGELPRSLAHCGNLTILYLPDNNISGKVPDFFASMPNLQKLYLGNNAFTGEFPASIGELLNLEELVVSSNWFTGPVPEAIGQCQSLTMLYLNGNCFTGSIPQSVGNLSLLQKFSVADNSLTGVIPPEIGNCRGLVELELQNNSLSGTIPPEIAELSQLQKLYLFNNMLHGPVPPALWQLSDMVELYLNNNSLSGEVHSDITRMRNLREITLYSNNFTGELPQALGLNTTPGILRVDLTGNHFHGTIPPGLCTGGQLAILDLGYNRFDGGFPSDIAKCQSLYRINLNSNKISGSLPADLGTNKGLSYINMRDNLLDGRIPSVVGSWSNLTMVDLSCNNFSGPIPHELGALRNLVTLRMSSNMLTGFIPHNLGNCKQLVSLDLGSNLLNGSLPAEITTLGSLQNLLLSGNKLTGAIPDSFTATQALLELQLGDNLLEGAIPHSLGNLQYISKTLNISNNRLSSQIPSSLGNLQDLEVLDLSKNSLSGPIPPQLGNMISLLLVNVSFNGLSGQLPAGWVKLAAQSPEGFSGNPQLCVQADNAPCSSKNPSVKNRTRNTRIIVALLLSALVVIVAGLFAVHYIAKRSRRQSAKRVSIRSLDSTEELPEDLSYEDIIRATDNWSEKYVIGRGRHGTVYRTESKLGKQWAVKTVDLSQSKFPVEMKILNTVKHRNIVRMAGYYIRGNAGLILYEFMPEGTLFELLHQRKPQVALDWSVRHQIALGLAQGLSYLHEDCVPMIVHRDVKSSNILMDADLVPKITDFGMGKIVGDEDADATVSVIVGTLGYIAPEHGYSTRLTEKSDVYSYGVVLLELLCRKMPVDSAFGEGVDIVTWMRSNLKQADHPTVMSCLDEEILYWPEDEQAKALDLLDLAISCTQTACQSRPSMREVVNILVRMDI from the exons ATGTCGCGTCTTCCCATCATcctgctcctcctcgtcctcccgctGGTTGCCTCCATTGCGCAGCCCCTACCGCCGAAAACCTCCGCCGGCACCGGCACAGGCTCCACCACGTCCATTCTGCTCTCCTTCGTCGCCGCGCTTCCCCCGGCAGCCCAGCGCGTCCTCCGCCCGACATGGATGGGGCACCAGTCCACCGGCGGCAActcgtcctcctccttcgccacctccaggcgccaccaccatcaccactgcGTGTTCCTAGGCGTCACCTGCTCTGCCGCGGGCGCCGTGACCGCGGTCAACCTCTCAGGCGCGGGGCTTTCCGGCGCTCTCGCCACGTCCGCGCCACGCCTCTGCGCGCTCCCGGCGCTCGCCGCACTCGACTTCAGTCAGAACAACCTGACGGGCACCGTCCCCGCCGCGCTTGCCGCGTGCTCCACCGTCACCACGCTCGTGCTCAGCTTCAACCTCCTCACCGGTGCCGTCCCCGCGGAGCTCCTCTCCTCGCGCCGGCTCCGGAcgatcgacctcaacaccaacgcgCTCACCGGGGATATCCCCGCCGCTCCCTCCGGCTCCTCGCCTCTCCAGTACCTCGACCTCAGCGCCAACTCCCTCTCGGGCACCATCCCGCCGGAGCTCGCCACGCTCCCGGAGCTCACCTACCTAGACCTGAGCAGCAACAACCTGTCCGGCCCAGTGCCGGAGTTCTCAGCTCCGTGCGGGCTCCTCTACCTCAGCCTCTACTCCAACCAGCTCGCCGGCGAGCTCCCTCGCAGCCTCGCGCACTGCGGCAACCTCACCATCCTGTATCTTCCCGACAACAACATCAGTGGCAAGGTGCCCGATTTCTTCGCCTCCATGCCAAACTTGCAGAAACTGTACCTTGGCAACAACGCGTTCACTGGGGAGTTTCCGGCAAGTATCGGTGAGCTTCTGAACCTGGaagaattggtggtgtcgagtaaCTGGTTCACAGGCCCTGTCCCTGAGGCAATCGGCCAGTGCCAATCCTTGACAATGCTCTACTTGAACGGTAACTGCTTCACTGGCTCAATTCCACAGTCCGTCGGCAACTTGAGCCTACTGCAGAAGTTCTCTGTCGCGGACAACAGCCTTACCGGGGTCATACCACCTGAAATTGGGAATTGCCGGGGACTGGTGGAGCTTGAGCTCCAGAACAACAGCCTTTCTGGGACGATACCGCCGGAGATCGCAGAGCTCAGCCAACTGCAGAAGCTGTATCTGTTCAACAACATGCTCCATGGCCCAGTTCCACCAGCACTGTGGCAACTGTCTGACATGGTGGAGCTGTATCTCAACAACAACAGCCTAAGTGGTGAGGTACATTCAGACATCACTCGCATGAGGAATCTCAGAGAGATCACCTTGTACAGCAACAACTTCACCGGCGAGCTTCCTCAAGCCCTGGGGCTCAACACTACGCCGGGGATCCTTCGTGTCGACCTCACTGGCAACCATTTCCACGGCACAATTCCTCCTGGTCTATGCACAGGGGGTCAGCTTGCTATCCTTGATCTTGGATACAACCGGTTCGATGGGGGATTTCCCAGCGACATAGCTAAATGCCAGTCTCTGTATAGGATCAATCTGAACAGCAACAAAATCAGTGGGAGCTTACCTGCAGATTTGGGCACGAATAAAGGGTTGTCGTACATAAACATGCGTGACAACCTTCTTGATGGGAGGATACCGAGTGTGGTCGGTTCGTGGAGCAACCTCACAATGGTCGATCTCTCATGCAATAACTTCTCTGGCCCCATACCTCACGAGCTCGGCGCTCTGAGAAATCTTGTAACTCTGCGAATGTCGTCGAACATGCTGACTGGATTCATACCACACAATCTGGGAAACTGCAAACAACTTGTCAGCTTAGACCTTGGAAGTAACCTTCTCAATGGAAGTTTACCAGCAGAGATCACAACTCTTGGTAGCCTGCAAAATCTACTACTCAGCGGAAATAAGCTCACAGGGGCAATACCAGATTCCTTCACCGCAACACAGGCCCTCCTTGAGCTGCAGCTTGGTGACAATCTTCTTGAAGGAGCCATCCCACACAGCTTAGGTAATCTTCAGTACATCTCTAAAACCCTGAACATCAGCAACAACAGATTGAGCAGCCAAATCCCAAGCAGCCTTGGCAACCTTCAGGATCTGGAAGTGCTTGACTTGTCGAAGAACTCGTTGTCTGGCCCAATACCGCCACAGCTGGGCAACATGATATCTCTTCTGCTTGTAAACGTGTCATTCAATGGCCTATCTGGTCAGCTCCCTGCAGGCTGGGTTAAGCTGGCAGCGCAATCACCTGAAGGGTTTTCGGGGAATCCTCAATTGTGCGTACAAGCTGACAATGCACCTTGCTCCTCCAAGAAtccatctgtcaaaaacagaaccagAAACACAAGGATCATTGTGGCATTGCTACTTTCAGCTCTAGTTGTCATTGTTGCTGGTCTGTTTGCGGTACACTACATTGCGAAGAGGTCCCGACGCCAATCGGCTAAACGTGTCTCAATCCGTAGCCTGGACTCAACAGAGGAATTACCCGAAGACCTCTCCTACGAAGACATCATCCGGGCTACTGACAACTGGAGCGAGAAGTATGTCATCGGAAGAGGCCGACACGGCACGGTCTACCGCACAGAGAGCAAGCTTGGAAAACAGTGGGCAGTCAAGACGGTTGATCTGTCCCAATCCAAGTTCCCAGTTGAGATGAAGATCCTGAACACAGTGAAGCACAGGAACATCGTCAGGATGGCCGGGTACTACATCCGTGGCAATGCCGGCCTGATCCTCTACGAGTTCATGCCCGAGGGGACGCTCTTCGAGCTATTGCACCAAAGGAAGCCTCAGGTAGCCCTTGACTGGAGTGTCCGGCATCAGATCGCCCTTGGTTTAGCACAGGGCCTCTCCTATCTGCACGAAGACTGTGTGCCCATGATTGTTCACAGGGATGTCAAGTCAAGCAACATACTGATGGATGCTGACCTAGTACCTAAGATCACTGACTTTGGCATGGGGAAGATCGTTGGCGATGAGGATGCAGACGCAACAGTTTCTGTCATTGTCGGCACCCTTGGCTACATTGCTCCAG AGCATGGATACTCCACAAGGTTAACCGAGAAGAGCGACGTGTACAGCTACGGAGTAGTGCTGCTCGAGCTCCTGTGCAGAAAGATGCCCGTGGATTCTGCATTTGGAGAAGGTGTCGACATTGTGACGTGGATGAGATCAAACCTGAAGCAGGCAGATCACCCCACCGTCATGAGCTGCCTGGATGAGGAGATCCTCTACTGGCCTGAAGATGAGCAGGcaaaggcactggacttgcttgaTCTTGCGATTTCCTGCACGCAGACGGCTTGCCAGTCAAGGCCTTCCATGAGGGAGGTGGTGAACATCTTGGTGAGAATGGATATCTAA